The DNA window CGGCGGCCCCAGCTGCGTCCGCTCCTGCCGACGGCGGTAAGATCGATTCGGCTGCCGCCCGCAAAATGAGCGTGGCCGAAATGATGGCCGCCGCACGTGGCGAAAAAGACAAAAAAGCGGCTGCTCCCGCGGCCAAGAAAGCTCCCGCCGCCAAACCGGCCGCAGCCGTCGCCAAAAAAGAAGCCGCGCCTGTTAAAGGTGGACCGCTCGACACCGCCAGCATTCTGGCCGCCGCCCGGACCGATAGCAAACGCGGCCCGATGAGCAAGGCCGAAGCCGCCGCCAAAGGCGTGCCCGTTCCGGCTGGCAAGCCCGCCGTCGTCGCCCCGCCGATGCCGCAAAAACCAGCTTACGCCCAGCCTCGGGCTCCGCAGCCCGTTGCCGATGGTTCAACCCGTCGCGGTTTCATGGCCGCCATTACGGGCACCCTGTTTGGTTCCTCGCTGGCCATCGGCTTTACCGCCTTGTCGCTCACGAATGTGCTGTGGGTGCTGGGGCTGGCCCGGTTCATGTTTCCGAATATCCTCACCGAACCGCCGACGAAGTTCAAAGTCGGTTTCCCGGGCGATCTGGCTCCGGGTCAGGTGGAGACAAAATACAAAGCTCAGTTCGGCGTCTGGATTGTGCGCGGCGACTATGAAGGCCGCGACATGATCTACGCCCTGAAGTCTGTTTGCACGCACCTTGGCTGCACTCCCAACTGGCTGGAAGGCGAACAAAAGTTCAAATGCCCCTGCCATGGTAGTGGTTTTTATAAAGACGGCATCAACTTCGAAGGCCCTGCCCCGCGTCCGCTGGAGCGGTACGCCATTCGGGTCTCCGACGACGGCCAGTTAGAGGTCGACAAGAGTCAGACCTTTAATGAAGAAAAAGGCGACTGGAAAGACCCTGCTTCCTTCGTCGCTTAGTTTCGTTGCAAATTTTCGTTGCAAAGGCTGTCTGGTTTGCGGTCTGCTCCTTGAGGGGCGGCCAGCCGTTATAGTTTTTGAATTCGCCCGCAGGCAAACGTTTATCCCTTTGAGTTGACACATGGCGCAGAGCCCACCTCTGAGCGATATTATTCGCAACTCCCAGATTTGGAAAAGTATCTTTCGGCATCCCATGCCGGTCGACCGCCGTAATCGCGTGGTCGTCATGCTTACCAACTTCTTCTTGCACTTGCATCCGGTTTCGATCAAAAAGCAGGGCATCGCACTCAGCTATACCTGGTGTATGGGCGGGGTGACCTTCTTCCTGTTTCTGGTCGAAACGGTTACCGGCGTGCTGTTAATGTTCTACTACCGGCCGACGCTGGAGTGGGCTTTTAACGACATTACCGCGCTCCGCGACGTCACTTCGATGGGTATCCTGCGCGAGCTCCATCGCTGGGGCGCCCATGCGATGGTGATCACGGTCTGGCTGCACATGTACCGGGTGTTTTTGACCGGTAGTTATAAACCTCCACGAGAATTTAACTGGGTGGTGGGGGTCATCCTGCTGCTGCTAACACTGCTCTTGTCATTTACAGGCTACCTGTTGCCCTGGGATCAATTGGCAATCTGGGCGATCACGGTGGGATCGAATATGGCCCGCGCGACACCCTTTTTAGGGAACGAAGGTCCCGGCGCCCAGCTATTAACGGTCGACGGCATCGATATGATTACGGCCGCTTCCGACGCCCGCTTTGGGTTGCTGGGAGCCCGATTTGTGGGTGAGGAAACGCTGAACCGCTTTTACGTGCTGCACTGTATCGCCATTCCGCTAGGGGTTGCCCTGCTGCTGGCGATTCACTTCTGGCGAGTGCGTAAAGACGGCGGCATCAGCGCTCCGGTCCGCCCCCTGTAGTTGCGATCACTGCGGTTTTGGCCGCCGTCGCTTTGCAGCGGCGGTTGAGACTGCAGTGCCAGGTCCGACCACGGACGAGTCGTTGAGTTGTTGGATTGTCGGCTGTTTTAGATTGCCGGAAAAAATAGAAACGGCGTTAGCGTTATGCATCATGTCAATACAGAACAGTTCCTGGCGGGTATTGCCGGCTTCCTGGGCGCATACTATGTGTTCATCGCCCTGATGAATGCGTCGGCCGCCTTGTACCTGTGGTCGACCAAACGCGATCGTGCGCTGATTCGTCTGCCGGGCGGGCTGTCCTTTACCGTGGCTGCTTTGTGGCTGGCTGTCTCCTTGTTCTGTTGCCTGGTGGCCGCCATCGCGATGAGCGGGCATCCCAGCACCATGGGCTGGGTTTCGATTCCGCAATTCCTGCGTGATGCGGCCGACGCGGCGATGGGGCCGGTGGTCTACAGTGTGGGCTCGGTGGTCGTTTTCGCCATCCTGTTTATTGGCCGCAAATTCTTCGTCAAGCCGGTAGTCGCCTGGGCGATGCTCAACCTGAGCCTGCTCTGGATGGGCTTCTCAATGACGGATCCTGACTTTGCGGCGATTGTCACCAAGCCTGACAATGTGCCGATTGTCGGTATGGTGCTTTTGCTGGGTTTCTTTACCTGGCTTAGCGCCTATAAAGCAGTAGAGAACGACGAGCGGATGAAGAACGGCGAAGAGCCGACGGAAATGCTCGAGCAGGAAAAAGTCCTCGTCTGGCCCGATCTGGTCTACACCGAACTGATCTGCATGGTCGTGCTGACCTCGGTCCTGCTGCTCTGGGCGATCCTGCTGCAGGCTCCGCTGGAAGAACCAGCCAGTAGCGTGAAAACGCCGAACCCTTCCAAGGCGCCCTGGTACTTCCTGGGTCTGCAGGAAATGCTGGTCTACTACGATCCGTGGATGGCGGGCGTGGTGCTGCCCAGCATGGTGGTCGCCGGACTGATGGCCATTCCGTACATCGACTTCAACAAACGCGGCAACGGTTACTACA is part of the Lignipirellula cremea genome and encodes:
- a CDS encoding QcrA and Rieske domain-containing protein, producing MADPKKLSVEEILAACRKVDGDAASQAEPPASEATPPAESAATPPAAKTPSPAADKPAAKALPSGEARKLSVEEMLAAARAEKAKKAAAETAAPAAPAASAPADGGKIDSAAARKMSVAEMMAAARGEKDKKAAAPAAKKAPAAKPAAAVAKKEAAPVKGGPLDTASILAAARTDSKRGPMSKAEAAAKGVPVPAGKPAVVAPPMPQKPAYAQPRAPQPVADGSTRRGFMAAITGTLFGSSLAIGFTALSLTNVLWVLGLARFMFPNILTEPPTKFKVGFPGDLAPGQVETKYKAQFGVWIVRGDYEGRDMIYALKSVCTHLGCTPNWLEGEQKFKCPCHGSGFYKDGINFEGPAPRPLERYAIRVSDDGQLEVDKSQTFNEEKGDWKDPASFVA
- a CDS encoding cytochrome b N-terminal domain-containing protein; translation: MAQSPPLSDIIRNSQIWKSIFRHPMPVDRRNRVVVMLTNFFLHLHPVSIKKQGIALSYTWCMGGVTFFLFLVETVTGVLLMFYYRPTLEWAFNDITALRDVTSMGILRELHRWGAHAMVITVWLHMYRVFLTGSYKPPREFNWVVGVILLLLTLLLSFTGYLLPWDQLAIWAITVGSNMARATPFLGNEGPGAQLLTVDGIDMITAASDARFGLLGARFVGEETLNRFYVLHCIAIPLGVALLLAIHFWRVRKDGGISAPVRPL
- a CDS encoding cytochrome b family protein; amino-acid sequence: MHHVNTEQFLAGIAGFLGAYYVFIALMNASAALYLWSTKRDRALIRLPGGLSFTVAALWLAVSLFCCLVAAIAMSGHPSTMGWVSIPQFLRDAADAAMGPVVYSVGSVVVFAILFIGRKFFVKPVVAWAMLNLSLLWMGFSMTDPDFAAIVTKPDNVPIVGMVLLLGFFTWLSAYKAVENDERMKNGEEPTEMLEQEKVLVWPDLVYTELICMVVLTSVLLLWAILLQAPLEEPASSVKTPNPSKAPWYFLGLQEMLVYYDPWMAGVVLPSMVVAGLMAIPYIDFNKRGNGYYTIDQRMFAYLVFQFGFLVMWVTLIVMGTFLRGPNWNFFGFYETWDAHKVEALNNVNLSEYFWNDLLSGAPKVPEGAGLGTQIGYILLREFPGILLLVGYLAVVPPLLAMFVPFFQRMFVRMGFLRFMVLTNLLLMMALLPIKMAFRWSANLKYFIAIPEFFLNF